One stretch of Prunus persica cultivar Lovell chromosome G1, Prunus_persica_NCBIv2, whole genome shotgun sequence DNA includes these proteins:
- the LOC18787831 gene encoding F-box protein At3g07870 has translation MAVPVAMEKTNTEKEEHDNKPYILQLPDHITVHIFCKVPIKTLIQCQCVCKSWRHSLSDPHFTKDLFSRTPPSFLFHGLSGGPINPKSEGYLLVDLNKISSPNDFTLKLYKDPNVRNLRVGVLGSCNGLLCIYELNRRCFYISNPITSESLALPTLSLSPLTIAYCERERIDNPYYCGFGYSPISNSYKVVLYLSSSGKSHEYEVLVLTVGSRIWRSIGNVSVFPSSRFQPYGVYVNGFLHWVGQYGNSSTLICAFDVESECFQQLSLPPYDLDLQLPANCLDFLDTQFTLGVLNGSLSVTVRSCSRSNITVWLMKDYGIHESWTKELEISSDVLGSPSFSRVLKFTEDGQVLLLNGSHLQAYTPGTRSVVTIEVDGIPSLVDECVHIPSFVSLRGVITG, from the coding sequence ATGGCTGTACCTGTAGCCATGGAGAAAACCAACACTGAGAAAGAAGAACATGATAATAAACCCTACATTCTGCAATTGCCAGACCACATAACAGTGCATATCTTCTGCAAAGTCccaatcaaaaccctaatccaATGTCAGTGTGTGTGCAAGTCTTGGCGCCACTCGCTCTCAGACCCCCACTTTACCAAAGACCTATTTTCACGAACACCCCCTTCCTTTTTGTTCCATGGCTTAAGCGGTGGCCCCATAAACCCCAAATCAGAGGGCTATTTATTGGTTGACCTCAATAAGATCTCAAGCCCCAACGATTTCACACTCAAGCTGTATAAAGATCCTAATGTCCGGAACCTTCGTGTGGGAGTTTTGGGTTCTTGCAATGGTTTGCTCTGCATATATGAATTGAACCGCCGCTGTTTTTACATTTCCAACCCCATAACTAGTGAGTCTTTAGCTCTTCCAACACTATCATTGTCTCCCCTTACTATCGCCTATTGTGAGCGTGAGAGAATTGATAATCCATATTATTGTGGATTTGGGTATAGTCCCATCAGCAATTCATATAAAGTTGTTCTGTATCTGTCTTCAAGCGGTAAATCTCATGAATATGAAGTATTGGTTTTGACTGTTGGGTCCAGGATTTGGAGAAGCATTGGAAATGTTTCTGTGTTCCCTTCCTCTCGGTTTCAACCGTATGGGGTTTATGTTAATGGATTTCTTCATTGGGTTGGTCAGTATGGGAATAGTTCTACTTTGATATGTGCCTTTGATGTTGAAAGCGAGTGTTTCCAGCAGTTATCACTACCGCCTTATGATTTGGATTTACAGCTACCGGCTAATTGTTTAGATTTCCTAGACACTCAATTTACCCTTGGAGTCTTGAATGGTTCCCTCTCTGTAACTGTTCGATCTTGCTCAAGAAGTAATATCACTGTTTGGCTGATGAAGGATTATGGCATTCATGAGTCTTGGACCAAAGAGCTTGAAATTAGCAGCGACGTACTTGGTTCTCCATCTTTTTCCCGAGTATTGAAGTTTACAGAGGATGGGCAAGTCTTGCTTTTAAATGGGTCTCACTTGCAGGCTTATACTCCTGGAACAAGGAGTGTTGTGACCATTGAGGTTGATGGAATACCATCTTTGGTTGATGAATGCGTCCATATTCCAAGCTTTGTTTCACTTAGAGGTGTCATCACTGGTTAG